Proteins encoded in a region of the Bubalus bubalis isolate 160015118507 breed Murrah chromosome 9, NDDB_SH_1, whole genome shotgun sequence genome:
- the TRIP10 gene encoding cdc42-interacting protein 4 isoform X1, with protein sequence MDWGTELWDQFEVLERHTQWGLDLLDRYVKFVKERTEVEQAYAKQLRSLVKKYMPKRPAKDDPESKFSQQQSFVQILQEVNDFAGQRELVAENLSVRVCLELAKYSQEMKQERKMHFQEGRRAQQQLESGFKQLENSKRKFERDCREAEKAAQTAERLDQDINATKADVEKAKQQAHLRSHMAEESKNEYAAQLQRFNRDQSHFYFSQMPQIFDKLQDMDERRATHLGAGYGLLSETELEVVPIIAKCLEGMKVAADAVNAKNDSQVLIELHKSGFARPGDVEFEDFSQPMNRVPSDSSLGTPSDGRPELRGTSRSRAKRWPFGKKNKPCPPPLSPLGGPLPSALPNGPPSPRSGLDPLAILSEISKSVKPRLASFRSLRGSRGTVVTEDFSHLPPEQQRKRLQQQLEERNRELQKEMDQREALKKMKDVYEKTPQMGDPASLEPRITETLNNIERLKLEVQKYEAWLAEAESRVLSNRGDTLGRHTRPPDPPASAPPDSSSNSNNGSQENKESSEEPPSEEGQDAPIYTEFDEEFEEEPASPIGHCVAIYHFEGSSEGTISMAEGEDLSLMEEDKGDGWTRVRRKQGGEGYVPTSYLRVMLN encoded by the exons GATCAGTTTGAGGTGCTCGAGCGGCACACGCAGTGGGGTCTGGACCTGTTGGACAGATACGTGAAGTTCGTGAAAGAGCGGACGGAGGTGGAGCAGGCTTATGCAAAGCAACTGCG GAGCCTGGTGAAAAAATACATGCCCAAAAGACCTGCCAAAGATGACCCTGAATCCAA gTTCAGCCAGCAACAGTCCTTCGTGCAGATTCTGCAGGAGGTGAATGATTTTGCTGGCCAGCGGGAGCTGGTGGCCGAGAACCTCAGCGTGCGTGTATGTCTGGAGCTGGCCAAGTACTCGCAGGagatgaaacaggagagaaagatG CACTTCCAAGAAGGTCGTCGGGCCCAGCAGCAGCTGGAAAGTGGCTTCAAGCAGCTGGAGAAT AGTAAACGTAAATTTGAACGGGACTGCAGGGAGGCTGAGAAGGCAGCCCAGACCGCTGAGAGGCTTGACCAGGATATCAACGCCACCAAGGCTGATGTGGAGAAG gccaaacaacaagCCCACCTTCGGAGTCATATggcagaagaaagcaaaaatgagtATGCAGCCCAACTACAGCGCTTCAACCGTGACCAGTCTCACTTCTATTTTTCCCAGATGCCCCAGATATTTGAT AAGCTGCAGGACATGGACGAGCGGCGGGCCACCCACCTGGGGGCTGGTTACGGGCTCCTGTCAGAGACTGAGCTGGAGGTGGTACCCATCATTGCCAAGTGTTTGGAGGGCATGAAGGTGGCTGCAGATGCTGTGAATGCCAAGAAT GATTCCCAGGTCCTAATTGAGCTGCACAAGTCAGGCTTTGCCCGTCCGGGTGACGTGGAATTCGAAGACTTTAGCCAGCCCATGAACCGTGTGCCCTCGGACAGCAGCCTGGGTACCCCCTCCGATGGACGGCCAGAGCTCCGAGGCACGAGCCGCAGCCGGGCTAAGCGCTGGCCATTCGGCAAGAAGAACAAG CCGTgtcccccacctctctccccccTGGGGGGCCCCCTACCCTCGGCATTACCTAATGGACCCCCGTCCCCCCGCTCCGGCCTCGACCCCTTGGCCATACTGAGCGAGATCAGTAAGTCGGTCAAACCGCGGCTAGCATCCTTCCGCAGCCTTCGAGGCAGCCGTGGG ACAGTGGTGACTGAGGATTTCAGCCACTTGCCCCCGGAGCAGCAGAGAAAGCGactgcagcagcagctggaagaaCGGAACCGTGAACTCCAGAAGGAGATGGACCAGAG GGAGGCCCTGAAGAAAATGAAGGATGTGTATGAAAAGACACCCCAGATGGGAGACCCAGCCAGCTTGGAACCCCGGATCACGGAAACCCTGAACAACATCGAACGGCTGAAACTGGAAGTACAGAAGTATGAG GCTTGGCTGGCAGAAGCTGAGAGCCGAGTCCTAAGCAACCGGGGAGACACCCTGGGCCGGCACACCCGGCCTCCAGACCCCCCAGCCAGCGCGCCGCCggacagcagcagcaacagcaacaatggATCGCAAGAGAACAAGGAGAG ctCTGAAGAGCCCCCATCTGAGGAGGGTCAGGATGCCCCCATCTACACGGAATTTGATGAGGAATTTGAGGAGGAGCCCGCCTCCCCCATTGGTCACTGTGTGGCCATCTACCACTTTGAAG GGTCCAGCGAGGGCACCATCTCCATGGCTGAGGGCGAGGACCTCAGTCTCATGGAAGAAGACAAAGGCGACGGGTGGACCCGGGTCAGGCGGAAACAGGGGGGTGAGGGCTACGTGCCCACCTCTTACCTCCGCGTCATGCTCAACTGA
- the TRIP10 gene encoding cdc42-interacting protein 4 isoform X2, translating to MDWGTELWDQFEVLERHTQWGLDLLDRYVKFVKERTEVEQAYAKQLRSLVKKYMPKRPAKDDPESKFSQQQSFVQILQEVNDFAGQRELVAENLSVRVCLELAKYSQEMKQERKMHFQEGRRAQQQLESGFKQLENSKRKFERDCREAEKAAQTAERLDQDINATKADVEKAKQQAHLRSHMAEESKNEYAAQLQRFNRDQSHFYFSQMPQIFDKLQDMDERRATHLGAGYGLLSETELEVVPIIAKCLEGMKVAADAVNAKNDSQVLIELHKSGFARPGDVEFEDFSQPMNRVPSDSSLGTPSDGRPELRGTSRSRAKRWPFGKKNKTVVTEDFSHLPPEQQRKRLQQQLEERNRELQKEMDQREALKKMKDVYEKTPQMGDPASLEPRITETLNNIERLKLEVQKYEAWLAEAESRVLSNRGDTLGRHTRPPDPPASAPPDSSSNSNNGSQENKESSEEPPSEEGQDAPIYTEFDEEFEEEPASPIGHCVAIYHFEGSSEGTISMAEGEDLSLMEEDKGDGWTRVRRKQGGEGYVPTSYLRVMLN from the exons GATCAGTTTGAGGTGCTCGAGCGGCACACGCAGTGGGGTCTGGACCTGTTGGACAGATACGTGAAGTTCGTGAAAGAGCGGACGGAGGTGGAGCAGGCTTATGCAAAGCAACTGCG GAGCCTGGTGAAAAAATACATGCCCAAAAGACCTGCCAAAGATGACCCTGAATCCAA gTTCAGCCAGCAACAGTCCTTCGTGCAGATTCTGCAGGAGGTGAATGATTTTGCTGGCCAGCGGGAGCTGGTGGCCGAGAACCTCAGCGTGCGTGTATGTCTGGAGCTGGCCAAGTACTCGCAGGagatgaaacaggagagaaagatG CACTTCCAAGAAGGTCGTCGGGCCCAGCAGCAGCTGGAAAGTGGCTTCAAGCAGCTGGAGAAT AGTAAACGTAAATTTGAACGGGACTGCAGGGAGGCTGAGAAGGCAGCCCAGACCGCTGAGAGGCTTGACCAGGATATCAACGCCACCAAGGCTGATGTGGAGAAG gccaaacaacaagCCCACCTTCGGAGTCATATggcagaagaaagcaaaaatgagtATGCAGCCCAACTACAGCGCTTCAACCGTGACCAGTCTCACTTCTATTTTTCCCAGATGCCCCAGATATTTGAT AAGCTGCAGGACATGGACGAGCGGCGGGCCACCCACCTGGGGGCTGGTTACGGGCTCCTGTCAGAGACTGAGCTGGAGGTGGTACCCATCATTGCCAAGTGTTTGGAGGGCATGAAGGTGGCTGCAGATGCTGTGAATGCCAAGAAT GATTCCCAGGTCCTAATTGAGCTGCACAAGTCAGGCTTTGCCCGTCCGGGTGACGTGGAATTCGAAGACTTTAGCCAGCCCATGAACCGTGTGCCCTCGGACAGCAGCCTGGGTACCCCCTCCGATGGACGGCCAGAGCTCCGAGGCACGAGCCGCAGCCGGGCTAAGCGCTGGCCATTCGGCAAGAAGAACAAG ACAGTGGTGACTGAGGATTTCAGCCACTTGCCCCCGGAGCAGCAGAGAAAGCGactgcagcagcagctggaagaaCGGAACCGTGAACTCCAGAAGGAGATGGACCAGAG GGAGGCCCTGAAGAAAATGAAGGATGTGTATGAAAAGACACCCCAGATGGGAGACCCAGCCAGCTTGGAACCCCGGATCACGGAAACCCTGAACAACATCGAACGGCTGAAACTGGAAGTACAGAAGTATGAG GCTTGGCTGGCAGAAGCTGAGAGCCGAGTCCTAAGCAACCGGGGAGACACCCTGGGCCGGCACACCCGGCCTCCAGACCCCCCAGCCAGCGCGCCGCCggacagcagcagcaacagcaacaatggATCGCAAGAGAACAAGGAGAG ctCTGAAGAGCCCCCATCTGAGGAGGGTCAGGATGCCCCCATCTACACGGAATTTGATGAGGAATTTGAGGAGGAGCCCGCCTCCCCCATTGGTCACTGTGTGGCCATCTACCACTTTGAAG GGTCCAGCGAGGGCACCATCTCCATGGCTGAGGGCGAGGACCTCAGTCTCATGGAAGAAGACAAAGGCGACGGGTGGACCCGGGTCAGGCGGAAACAGGGGGGTGAGGGCTACGTGCCCACCTCTTACCTCCGCGTCATGCTCAACTGA